From Streptomyces sp. HUAS MG91, the proteins below share one genomic window:
- a CDS encoding bifunctional DNA primase/polymerase yields MGTERSGRYGLGRISQWLKNARGTRDTEADTDREPLLLAAAEAGLPLAPAAYPADYRCSCNRIGCPTPGRHPVSFAWQTQSTTDRAQIERWARHQPQANFITATGMVHDVLDVPTEAGREALERLLSSGVDVGPVALSGDDRMLFFTATRGTPDDEDEWWPCELDCHPETMDEHPGLRWHCRGSYVLVPPARLPGDRSVRWLRGPEHPLPDPLTLLEPLTDACARHAGAEPDFTTAWP; encoded by the coding sequence ATGGGCACGGAGCGGAGCGGACGGTACGGACTGGGCCGGATCTCCCAGTGGCTGAAGAACGCTCGGGGCACCCGGGACACCGAGGCCGACACCGACCGCGAGCCGCTGCTGCTTGCGGCCGCCGAAGCCGGGCTTCCACTGGCCCCGGCCGCGTACCCGGCGGACTACCGATGTTCGTGCAACCGCATAGGCTGCCCGACACCCGGCAGGCACCCGGTCTCCTTCGCCTGGCAGACCCAGTCCACGACGGACCGCGCGCAGATCGAGCGCTGGGCCCGGCATCAGCCGCAGGCCAACTTCATCACCGCGACCGGCATGGTCCACGACGTCCTGGACGTCCCGACCGAGGCCGGCCGGGAAGCCCTCGAAAGGCTGCTCTCCTCCGGCGTCGACGTCGGCCCGGTCGCCCTGAGCGGCGACGACCGCATGCTCTTCTTCACGGCGACCCGGGGCACCCCGGACGACGAGGACGAGTGGTGGCCCTGCGAGCTGGACTGCCACCCCGAGACGATGGACGAACACCCCGGCCTGCGCTGGCACTGCCGCGGCAGTTACGTCCTGGTCCCGCCGGCCCGCCTGCCCGGCGACCGCTCGGTGCGCTGGCTCCGCGGCCCGGAGCACCCGCTCCCGGACCCCCTGACCCTCCTGGAACCCCTGACGGACGCCTGCGCCCGCCACGCGGGAGCGGAACCCGACTTCACCACAGCCTGGCCCTGA
- the efeU gene encoding iron uptake transporter permease EfeU — protein sequence MFANYLIGLREGLEASLIVCILVAYLVKTDRRDALKPVWLGIGVAVFLALAFGAGLEFGSQEMTFKAQEALGGSLSIVAVGLVTWMVFWMRRTARHLKTELQGKLDSALSMGTAALVVTAFLAVGREGLETSLFVWTAVHATSDGTTEPVVGALLGLATAVVLGWLFYRGALRINLAKFFTWTGGMLVVVAAGVLAYGVHDLQEADFIGGLNNLAFDISSTIAPDGWLGTLLKGVFNFQPDPTVLQVVVWCLYLIPTMAFFLGFTIRRSERAGAVEASSSR from the coding sequence ATGTTCGCGAACTATCTGATCGGGCTGCGCGAGGGCCTGGAGGCCAGCCTCATCGTCTGCATCCTCGTCGCCTACCTGGTGAAGACGGACCGCAGGGACGCGCTGAAGCCGGTGTGGCTGGGCATCGGGGTCGCCGTGTTCCTGGCGCTGGCGTTCGGCGCGGGGCTTGAGTTCGGCTCGCAGGAGATGACGTTCAAGGCGCAGGAGGCGCTCGGCGGTTCGCTGTCGATCGTCGCCGTGGGCCTGGTGACGTGGATGGTGTTCTGGATGCGGCGCACCGCACGGCACCTGAAGACCGAGTTGCAGGGCAAGCTGGACTCGGCGCTGAGCATGGGCACGGCGGCGCTGGTCGTCACCGCGTTCCTCGCGGTGGGCCGGGAGGGCCTGGAGACCTCGCTCTTCGTGTGGACGGCGGTGCACGCCACCAGCGACGGCACCACGGAACCGGTGGTCGGCGCGCTGCTCGGCCTCGCCACCGCGGTGGTGCTGGGCTGGCTGTTCTACCGGGGCGCGCTGCGCATCAACCTGGCGAAGTTCTTCACGTGGACCGGCGGCATGCTCGTCGTCGTGGCCGCGGGGGTCCTCGCGTACGGCGTCCACGACCTCCAGGAGGCCGACTTCATCGGCGGGCTGAACAACCTGGCGTTCGACATCAGCTCGACGATCGCGCCCGACGGCTGGCTGGGCACCCTGCTCAAGGGCGTCTTCAACTTCCAGCCCGACCCCACGGTCCTGCAAGTCGTCGTCTGGTGCCTGTACTTGATCCCGACGATGGCGTTCTTCCTCGGCTTCACGATCCGGCGTTCCGAGAGGGCCGGGGCAGTGGAGGCGTCCTCTTCCCGGTAG